CTCCTTACTATAACTACTAACTCCTTACAtgaactttaaataaatgttgattTTTAGACAACTTTTAATagtataaacattttttcaatccaataaaatatcttaagtcTGTATTCGATGGACACCCAATAAACTCATTAATTGAAacttaaataaagcaaaaataattcGTTCTTCTTTATTTGTCCTTAACACGATATATTTACaataacttatataataatGGATCATATAAAATCtcacattaatatttaaactcaaaaaaagcttaaaaactatttacatTAAGAAACACTGACAGCAaaggtgtataaataaatagtgcaaaaaatgattaataacCAAGAAACCaaccaaataataatataatgaatgAAATGAGGATTCTTCTTAGGTGCGTATACTGCTGATTTGTGCTTATTTAGTGGATAAAACCATATTCAATAATcctaaattaaacattttaaataacttattttctgCTGGGTAAGTGGGCTCCTTGGGGTTGAAAACCGTTCTCGTCAGCGATGTAGGTTACTGTATAAACAACACCATCGGCACCAGTGTATGTGAAGCTACCACGGACCTGCATAACTTCGTTTTCTGATCCGGCATTTTGAAGTGTTCCCTGCTCTTGTTGGGAAATACCGTTGCTAGTCTcgaaactgttaaaaaaataattatttttattttaatatattaattgcCATAGTAATATTGTAACAAGGTTCTTGTTTTATGAAGATACTCTTAGTAGTTCTTGAGATTTTGAGCTtggaagtgagtggtcaccttgaagaccAATCATGTTTTTTGGAGACCACTAGACAAAAagtggaatattttaaaaatttgctattaaattggtttttgtttgttataaaatttgttcagaatactttttttaatattatgcaatttatttcataaaaatactcCCAGTATTTCTTAAGATTTCTAGCTTGGAAGTGAGTGGTCATCTTGAAGACCAATCATGTTTTTTGAAGACCATTAGACAGAAagtggaatattttaaaaacttgccattaaataggtttttgtcttttataaaatttgttcaaaACACTTTTCTGAGTactatgtaatttattttatgaaaatactcCCAATACTTCTTAAGATTTTTAGCTtggaagtgagtggtcaccttgaagaccAATCATGTTTTTTGGAAACCACTAGACAAAAagtggaatattttaaaaacttgctattaaattggtttttgtcttttacaaaatttattcaaaatacttttctgAGTACTATGTAATTTATTCCATAAAAATACTCCCAGTACTTCTTAAGATTTTGAGCTTGGAAGTGAGCGGTCACCTTAAAAACCTCACAAAAACTTTAACGATTAACcgaaacaaaattttctttataaataatcaaaaattacttaataaataactaCTACTGGAATGTTTATAGctccttttattaattaattattatttacaacaGGTTACAAAATATACCAATAAAGGACAAGGTCGGAAGACGGGTACACTTATACGTTACTTTCATAATCATCTTCTGGGTATATATTTAGACGTACGACCGTTGTtgctgtttgtttttttttgacaaagaaACACTTTATTTGTGTGTTTTTATATAAGAAACTTAGTTGTTTGATTAGTTTAGTAAAGAATAATAGTTATTGACAATATCTAAACCCAAAATATCTCTCTGTAGACTCACTTGAACAATAGGTCTTGTAAAACTCTacaatagtttaaataattactgtCAATCGCTACACTTTGATCTGATCTCTAAAAAGAGAGAATTAGTTATTAgcttattatataatattttaaacacacATGTGCATCCATTCCTCTCTATTTTTCTAGTTTATCTTATGTTAGTCTTTTAAAAGTAAAGCAGCTTCgaaggattttattttatagcatACAGTTCGAGCTGTCTCATAAGCCACAGCACTAAATTCTTCGTTTCTGTATGTTGTTTGAATCAATTTCAACGGTTCAATAAATTGcactaatttacaaaaaaaaaagagtctTAAACAAGAACTTAATCTTCTTACGTTGATCCCTAGATGTTTCTGATGCTGCTGATCGAGTTAAtcattagatattttaaagagATTCTGTGAAAGCTTTATACCTACAAACCTCTTTGTTGCTAAAATTGATCTTTACTGGAAATTCATGCTTTGAATTACCGATTTTGTGAAATCCAATAACGCTTCAATCTTTGGCCGTTGTTGTTATATGAgccatatttaataaaatgtgaaatGTGTCAGAATAGAGAGATGCCTGGAGGTACTGGAAAGAATGAACAAGGGAAAGGAACATTATTAAgagaaggagaagaagaagaacttACGCAAAATTGTATCCGTCAATTCCAGTGTTGTCGCTGTCGTATTTGACTACTTGGGCCTGTGCGTCTGCGGGGTTGACTTGTGGGGCTGCCAACGTTACGGCCAATAGGGTTGAAAGAACGACGAGcttgaaacaaaaaaagatcaattataatttaaaatataatcaatgCCTAGAAGGAATAtgaaaaattgatataattacttggaattattaataaattgatttaaatgacTTAAAGATGTAGGATGaattgccttgaaaaaaaaaagaaaaatggc
This sequence is a window from Anthonomus grandis grandis chromosome 1 unlocalized genomic scaffold, icAntGran1.3 Chromosome55, whole genome shotgun sequence. Protein-coding genes within it:
- the LOC126749438 gene encoding endocuticle structural glycoprotein ABD-5-like; the protein is MKMLVVLSTLLAVTLAAPQVNPADAQAQVVKYDSDNTGIDGYNFAFETSNGISQQEQGTLQNAGSENEVMQVRGSFTYTGADGVVYTVTYIADENGFQPQGAHLPSRK